Sequence from the Roseofilum reptotaenium CS-1145 genome:
GCGAAAAATTTTTCGCCCCTACAAAAATGTCTCACTGTTATTTGAATTGACTATAGGTGTAGCGACCTGCAAGCACGATGAAGTGAGGTTAATTATATAGCAGAGGAAGGGAGAGTTACGACACTTTCTATTGCTATTCGGGCCTATTGCCTCAAACCATAACCTAACCGTCCTAAGCAACTTATTCCGTGCTATAGCTTCACTGCTTAAGATTGGAGCAATGGAATAAGAATCTGGGCAGTTGCTGGAGCGAGTAGTACCCCATTACGGTAATGGCCGGTGGCAAGCCATACCTGTTCGTGACCGGGAAGTTGACTAATAATGGGAGCCGGTTGGTTGTGGGGACGAGGGCGTAAACCTGACCATTTCTCAGTCATATTTAAATGTTGCAGACCCGGACAAAAGCCGATCGCTACTTCAATCATTTCATTGAACAACTGCTTATCTGCAATAATCTCATCCTGTTCATCGGGAAATTCCACTGTAGCGCCTACCCAATAGCTACCAACTCCTGACGGCACGACATGCACATCACCAGAGGTAATGGCAGGTTGAAAGTCCGGATCGCCTAAAATTTCCCCTTCATAGGCGATCGCCTGGCCCAAAACTGGGCGAATATCTAGAGGAGTCTGTAAATATTGAGCCAGGAATGGACTGCCTAAACCCGCCGCAATAATCACTCGATCGGCTTGCCATTCCTGGGATTGAGTTTGCACGCGATAACCAGAATTATCTGCGACTAAGTTAACCACGTCTTCGCCAAACTTAAACCGCACCCCTCGCATTTGAGCGGCTTTAATCAAACATTCGGTTAAAATTTTGGGGTGAACCTGGCGATCTTGGGGAGAATATACCGCTCCCAGACACGGCTCAACTGCCAAATGAGGACAACGCTCTTGCAGGGTTTCTCGACTCCAAAGTTGCAGATCCCATCCTTGAGATTGGCGAGTCTCGGCTAATTTCTGTTTTTGCTGCCACTTTTGTTCATCCCTGCACAGCATCAAAATCCCTTGGCGGTTATAGGGAATCGTTTGCTGGCAGAGGGTTTCGAGTTCTGGGATTAAGGTATCATAGCGGCGAATACTGGTTTCTCGCATTTGCCAGGCTCTACCCTTGGTTTTCTGGCTAATGCATCCCATCATCACTCCCAACGCAGCGCTCGTACAGCCTTGAACTCCAGATGTGCGATCGATCGCGGTAATTTGAACGCCTGCCATTGAGGAGAGTTCATAGGCGATCATTGCCCCAATTACACCACAGCCAATAATCAGAATTTGCGTCATAATATCGTATTTTTCTCTTTTTTATGATGGTTAGTTATAGACAATCGCAATTAGAAGCACACAAGAAAGGAATCGCTAAGAAATTTCTCTTCTAGCTCCTTGGGTAGTTATGGCATCATAAATCAAGCGACTTTCTTAAAGCTGAATTAACCGGTTCAACTGATTCGGGTAATTTATTACCCAACTTTCTTTGAAAAACAGCTTCATTTACTGTGGCTATTTTATCAGCTCTAATTAATGAAGTCTTTTTGAGTCCAGTTCGCTCAAAACTTTTATCTTTGTCAGACACTAATATCCACGTTTCTGGTAAATCACCATCAGGAATTTTTGAGAAGATTCCTAAAATAATCGCTTCTTGCCGGTGAACAGCAAGGACTAATGCTGGTCTAAGCTTATGACTCGCAAGA
This genomic interval carries:
- a CDS encoding type II toxin-antitoxin system PemK/MazF family toxin; this translates as MNPKIHEIWLVAFPFSNLASHKLRPALVLAVHRQEAIILGIFSKIPDGDLPETWILVSDKDKSFERTGLKKTSLIRADKIATVNEAVFQRKLGNKLPESVEPVNSALRKSLDL
- a CDS encoding NAD(P)/FAD-dependent oxidoreductase; the protein is MTQILIIGCGVIGAMIAYELSSMAGVQITAIDRTSGVQGCTSAALGVMMGCISQKTKGRAWQMRETSIRRYDTLIPELETLCQQTIPYNRQGILMLCRDEQKWQQKQKLAETRQSQGWDLQLWSRETLQERCPHLAVEPCLGAVYSPQDRQVHPKILTECLIKAAQMRGVRFKFGEDVVNLVADNSGYRVQTQSQEWQADRVIIAAGLGSPFLAQYLQTPLDIRPVLGQAIAYEGEILGDPDFQPAITSGDVHVVPSGVGSYWVGATVEFPDEQDEIIADKQLFNEMIEVAIGFCPGLQHLNMTEKWSGLRPRPHNQPAPIISQLPGHEQVWLATGHYRNGVLLAPATAQILIPLLQS